A single Cucumis melo cultivar AY chromosome 4, USDA_Cmelo_AY_1.0, whole genome shotgun sequence DNA region contains:
- the LOC103503896 gene encoding protein IQ-DOMAIN 32 isoform X1 has product MGKSTSCFKIIACGGDSSDKDDIDIPESKRLNDKQGWSFRKRSNRQRVLSNTVIAEIPSPGNKESFDTVNINFQPPTNGSILEKDPGLQCASEKPQLQSTENLKESEVVDIIQKQSKVDVDIEERSVIIIQAVVRGWLARGELLKLKNVVKLQATIRGHLVRKHAVESLRCIQAIIKLQALVRARCVRLALEQSNSEELDSNSYKNLEKEKLRKSRETCVSIEKLLSNSFVRQLLKSTSTTEPINISYHQSKSETTWKWLERWTSFSSVDVLEIKEAQFMTEEQGKEKKETLCASEVIVGIDSNVLCKSADSRTCIGESFVHSESEDNLITYDMDSAQFQPRQLTSSEMESLDQAWLEENTDVSNAKVTSMEANSLLDQRIELVADTQLQYNTHIEKLGTEFQQNKTSTGMFSSEQPEVKEKRTIFGSRRASNPAFIAAQSKFQELSSMENSGRSISSSYQETGAESCIGAVSSASGTAPRTEELSTTEDFITNRSTTVRVGGSDCGTELSITSTLDSPDLSEAGAFEYEHETNVTEICVHDRSSNKSTEIDVGSAPSSLVSNLYQPRFGSPEKSSVVSSESINKITMNSTQNEVKPDVNASDQKREQDAETGNQRLSPSASPRSHCTFLESQGTPSSQISIKSNKRKTDASRSNLKRKSLTAGKKSPSKLHRNVDLPNHFEPLPKDEKIEKRRNSFGSARSDHIEEESRENSSNQSIPHFMRATESARAKVQLNNSPRSSPDVQDAEIYVKKRHSLPGANGRQGSPRIQRSTSQAQKSGKGNERKWQR; this is encoded by the exons ATGGGGAAGTCTACTTCGTGCTTTAAGATTATCGCCTGCGGTGGTGATTCGAGTGACAAAGATGATATTGATATTCCTGAG AGTAAGCGTTTGAATGACAAACAAGGGTGGAGTTTTCGCAAGAGATCTAACCGGCAACGAGTACTAAGCAACACTGTGATAGCTGAAATCCCTTCTCCTGGAAATAAAGAGAGCTTTGATACTGTCAACATTAACTTCCAGCCACCAACTAACGGTTCTATATTAGAGAAAGATCCTGGTTTGCAGTGCGCAAGTGAGAAACCTCAATTACAGAGTACTGAAAATCTCAAGGAATCTGAAGTTGTTGATATCATTCAAAAGCAGAGTAAAGTTGATGTTGATATTGAGGAACGCAGCGTTATTATCATCCAGGCTGTTGTCAGAGGGTGGCTG GCCCGAGGGGAGCTTCTGAAGCTTAAGAATGTGGTTAAGTTGCAAGCCACTATTCGCGGGCACTTGGTCAGGAAACATGCTGTTGAATCTCTTCGCTGTATTCAGGCCATCATTAAGTTGCAAGCTCTTGTGCGTGCACGTTGTGTCCGTTTGGCACTTGAACAGTCAAATTCTGAAGAACTGGATAGCAATAGTTATAAGAACTTG GAGAAGGAAAAGTTGAGGAAATCAAGAGAGACTTGCGTTTCAATTGAGAAACTACTTAGCAACAGCTTTGTTCGACAG cTGCTGAAGTCTACATCAACCACTGAACCTATCAACATTAGTTACCACCAATCTAAATCTGAGACTACTTGGAAATGGTTGGAGAGATGGACGTCTTTTTCATCAGTGGATGTTCTGGAGATCAAGGAAGCACAGTTTATGACAGAGGAGCaaggaaaagagaagaaagaaacaCTTTGTGCGTCTGAAGTTATTGTTGGAATTGACTCTAATGTTCTTTGCAAGTCAGCTGATTCAAGAACCTGCATTGGGGAATCATTTGTGCATTCTGAAAGTGAAGATAACTTGATTACTTATGATATGGACAGTGCACAGTTTCAACCACGTCAACTTACCTCTTCTGAGATGGAGAGTTTGGACCAGGCATGGCTTGAGGAGAATACAGATGTCTCGAATGCGAAAGTGACTTCGATGGAGGCAAATTCTCTCTTAGATCAGAGGATCGAATTGGTTGCAGATACTCAGTTGCAGTATAACACCCATATAGAGAAGCTTGGAACAGAATTCCAGCAAAACAAAACATCGACTGGGATGTTCTCCTCAGAACAACCGGAGGTGAAGGAGAAAAGGACTATCTTTGGTTCCAGAAGGGCAAGCAATCCAGCTTTCATTGCTGCCCAATCCAAATTTCAAGAGCTTAGTTCGATGGAAAATTCAGGTAGATCAATCAGTTCATCGTATCAAGAAACTGGGGCAGAGTCTTGTATTGGTGCTGTGTCATCTGCTTCAGGTACTGCTCCAAGGACAGAGGAATTATCCACTACAGAAGACTTCATCACAAATCGATCCACAACGGTTCGAGTTGGTGGCTCTGACTGTGGTACTGAACTTTCTATTACCTCTACTCTTGATTCACCTGATTTATCCGAAGCTGGAGCCTTCGAATATGAGCATGAAACCAATGTAACTGAGATATGTGTCCATGACCGTAGCAGCAATAAGAGCACAGAAATTGACGTGGGTAGTGCTCCCTCTAGTCTAGTTTCGAACCTGTATCAACCTCGTTTCGGGTCTCCAGAAAAGTCTAGTGTTGTATCTAGCGaatccatcaacaaaataactATGAACTCTACTCAAAATGAAGTGAAGCCGGATGTAAATGCATCTGATCAGAAGAGAGAACAGGATGCTGAAACAGGTAACCAAAGGTTGTCCCCCTCGGCCTCTCCAAGAAGCCATTGCACTTTTCTGGAATCCCAAGGAACGCCTTCTAGTCAGATCTCAATCAAATCTAATAAGAGAAAAACTGATGCGAGCAGAAGCAACCTAAAGCGCAAGTCCCTCACTGCAGGTAAGAAATCACCCTCAAAGCTGCATCGCAATGTTGATTTGCCAAATCATTTTGAACCTTTGCCTAAAGATGAGAAGATTGAAAAGAGGCGCAATTCGTTTGGCTCAGCAAGATCTGATCATATTGAAGAAGAGTCGAGAGAAAACAGTAGCAATCAATCTATCCCTCATTTCATGCGAGCTACAGAATCTGCTAGAGCTAAGGTGCAGTTAAATAACTCTCCAAGATCCAGTCCAGATGTCCAAGATGCAGAAATCTACGTCAAGAAGAGGCATTCCTTACCAGGTGCCAATGGAAGGCAAGGATCCCCACGAATCCAAAGATCAACTTCTCAAGCACAAAAGAGCGGAAAGGGAAATG AAAGGAAGTGGCAAAGATAG
- the LOC103503896 gene encoding protein IQ-DOMAIN 32 isoform X3: MGKSTSCFKIIACGGDSSDKDDIDIPESKRLNDKQGWSFRKRSNRQRVLSNTVIAEIPSPGNKESFDTVNINFQPPTNGSILEKDPGLQCASEKPQLQSTENLKESEVVDIIQKQSKVDVDIEERSVIIIQAVVRGWLARGELLKLKNVVKLQATIRGHLVRKHAVESLRCIQAIIKLQALVRARCVRLALEQSNSEELDSNSYKNLEKEKLRKSRETCVSIEKLLSNSFVRQLLKSTSTTEPINISYHQSKSETTWKWLERWTSFSSVDVLEIKEAQFMTEEQGKEKKETLCASEVIVGIDSNVLCKSADSRTCIGESFVHSESEDNLITYDMDSAQFQPRQLTSSEMESLDQAWLEENTDVSNAKVTSMEANSLLDQRIELVADTQLQYNTHIEKLGTEFQQNKTSTGMFSSEQPEVKEKRTIFGSRRASNPAFIAAQSKFQELSSMENSGRSISSSYQETGAESCIGAVSSASGTAPRTEELSTTEDFITNRSTTVRVGGSDCGTELSITSTLDSPDLSEAGAFEYEHETNVTEICVHDRSSNKSTEIDVGSAPSSLVSNLYQPRFGSPEKSSVVSSESINKITMNSTQNEVKPDVNASDQKREQDAETGNQRLSPSASPRSHCTFLESQGTPSSQISIKSNKRKTDASRSNLKRKSLTAARSDHIEEESRENSSNQSIPHFMRATESARAKVQLNNSPRSSPDVQDAEIYVKKRHSLPGANGRQGSPRIQRSTSQAQKSGKGNERKWQR; the protein is encoded by the exons ATGGGGAAGTCTACTTCGTGCTTTAAGATTATCGCCTGCGGTGGTGATTCGAGTGACAAAGATGATATTGATATTCCTGAG AGTAAGCGTTTGAATGACAAACAAGGGTGGAGTTTTCGCAAGAGATCTAACCGGCAACGAGTACTAAGCAACACTGTGATAGCTGAAATCCCTTCTCCTGGAAATAAAGAGAGCTTTGATACTGTCAACATTAACTTCCAGCCACCAACTAACGGTTCTATATTAGAGAAAGATCCTGGTTTGCAGTGCGCAAGTGAGAAACCTCAATTACAGAGTACTGAAAATCTCAAGGAATCTGAAGTTGTTGATATCATTCAAAAGCAGAGTAAAGTTGATGTTGATATTGAGGAACGCAGCGTTATTATCATCCAGGCTGTTGTCAGAGGGTGGCTG GCCCGAGGGGAGCTTCTGAAGCTTAAGAATGTGGTTAAGTTGCAAGCCACTATTCGCGGGCACTTGGTCAGGAAACATGCTGTTGAATCTCTTCGCTGTATTCAGGCCATCATTAAGTTGCAAGCTCTTGTGCGTGCACGTTGTGTCCGTTTGGCACTTGAACAGTCAAATTCTGAAGAACTGGATAGCAATAGTTATAAGAACTTG GAGAAGGAAAAGTTGAGGAAATCAAGAGAGACTTGCGTTTCAATTGAGAAACTACTTAGCAACAGCTTTGTTCGACAG cTGCTGAAGTCTACATCAACCACTGAACCTATCAACATTAGTTACCACCAATCTAAATCTGAGACTACTTGGAAATGGTTGGAGAGATGGACGTCTTTTTCATCAGTGGATGTTCTGGAGATCAAGGAAGCACAGTTTATGACAGAGGAGCaaggaaaagagaagaaagaaacaCTTTGTGCGTCTGAAGTTATTGTTGGAATTGACTCTAATGTTCTTTGCAAGTCAGCTGATTCAAGAACCTGCATTGGGGAATCATTTGTGCATTCTGAAAGTGAAGATAACTTGATTACTTATGATATGGACAGTGCACAGTTTCAACCACGTCAACTTACCTCTTCTGAGATGGAGAGTTTGGACCAGGCATGGCTTGAGGAGAATACAGATGTCTCGAATGCGAAAGTGACTTCGATGGAGGCAAATTCTCTCTTAGATCAGAGGATCGAATTGGTTGCAGATACTCAGTTGCAGTATAACACCCATATAGAGAAGCTTGGAACAGAATTCCAGCAAAACAAAACATCGACTGGGATGTTCTCCTCAGAACAACCGGAGGTGAAGGAGAAAAGGACTATCTTTGGTTCCAGAAGGGCAAGCAATCCAGCTTTCATTGCTGCCCAATCCAAATTTCAAGAGCTTAGTTCGATGGAAAATTCAGGTAGATCAATCAGTTCATCGTATCAAGAAACTGGGGCAGAGTCTTGTATTGGTGCTGTGTCATCTGCTTCAGGTACTGCTCCAAGGACAGAGGAATTATCCACTACAGAAGACTTCATCACAAATCGATCCACAACGGTTCGAGTTGGTGGCTCTGACTGTGGTACTGAACTTTCTATTACCTCTACTCTTGATTCACCTGATTTATCCGAAGCTGGAGCCTTCGAATATGAGCATGAAACCAATGTAACTGAGATATGTGTCCATGACCGTAGCAGCAATAAGAGCACAGAAATTGACGTGGGTAGTGCTCCCTCTAGTCTAGTTTCGAACCTGTATCAACCTCGTTTCGGGTCTCCAGAAAAGTCTAGTGTTGTATCTAGCGaatccatcaacaaaataactATGAACTCTACTCAAAATGAAGTGAAGCCGGATGTAAATGCATCTGATCAGAAGAGAGAACAGGATGCTGAAACAGGTAACCAAAGGTTGTCCCCCTCGGCCTCTCCAAGAAGCCATTGCACTTTTCTGGAATCCCAAGGAACGCCTTCTAGTCAGATCTCAATCAAATCTAATAAGAGAAAAACTGATGCGAGCAGAAGCAACCTAAAGCGCAAGTCCCTCACTGCAG CAAGATCTGATCATATTGAAGAAGAGTCGAGAGAAAACAGTAGCAATCAATCTATCCCTCATTTCATGCGAGCTACAGAATCTGCTAGAGCTAAGGTGCAGTTAAATAACTCTCCAAGATCCAGTCCAGATGTCCAAGATGCAGAAATCTACGTCAAGAAGAGGCATTCCTTACCAGGTGCCAATGGAAGGCAAGGATCCCCACGAATCCAAAGATCAACTTCTCAAGCACAAAAGAGCGGAAAGGGAAATG AAAGGAAGTGGCAAAGATAG
- the LOC103503896 gene encoding protein IQ-DOMAIN 32 isoform X2: protein MILIFLRYSKRLNDKQGWSFRKRSNRQRVLSNTVIAEIPSPGNKESFDTVNINFQPPTNGSILEKDPGLQCASEKPQLQSTENLKESEVVDIIQKQSKVDVDIEERSVIIIQAVVRGWLARGELLKLKNVVKLQATIRGHLVRKHAVESLRCIQAIIKLQALVRARCVRLALEQSNSEELDSNSYKNLEKEKLRKSRETCVSIEKLLSNSFVRQLLKSTSTTEPINISYHQSKSETTWKWLERWTSFSSVDVLEIKEAQFMTEEQGKEKKETLCASEVIVGIDSNVLCKSADSRTCIGESFVHSESEDNLITYDMDSAQFQPRQLTSSEMESLDQAWLEENTDVSNAKVTSMEANSLLDQRIELVADTQLQYNTHIEKLGTEFQQNKTSTGMFSSEQPEVKEKRTIFGSRRASNPAFIAAQSKFQELSSMENSGRSISSSYQETGAESCIGAVSSASGTAPRTEELSTTEDFITNRSTTVRVGGSDCGTELSITSTLDSPDLSEAGAFEYEHETNVTEICVHDRSSNKSTEIDVGSAPSSLVSNLYQPRFGSPEKSSVVSSESINKITMNSTQNEVKPDVNASDQKREQDAETGNQRLSPSASPRSHCTFLESQGTPSSQISIKSNKRKTDASRSNLKRKSLTAGKKSPSKLHRNVDLPNHFEPLPKDEKIEKRRNSFGSARSDHIEEESRENSSNQSIPHFMRATESARAKVQLNNSPRSSPDVQDAEIYVKKRHSLPGANGRQGSPRIQRSTSQAQKSGKGNERKWQR, encoded by the exons ATGATATTGATATTCCTGAGGTAT AGTAAGCGTTTGAATGACAAACAAGGGTGGAGTTTTCGCAAGAGATCTAACCGGCAACGAGTACTAAGCAACACTGTGATAGCTGAAATCCCTTCTCCTGGAAATAAAGAGAGCTTTGATACTGTCAACATTAACTTCCAGCCACCAACTAACGGTTCTATATTAGAGAAAGATCCTGGTTTGCAGTGCGCAAGTGAGAAACCTCAATTACAGAGTACTGAAAATCTCAAGGAATCTGAAGTTGTTGATATCATTCAAAAGCAGAGTAAAGTTGATGTTGATATTGAGGAACGCAGCGTTATTATCATCCAGGCTGTTGTCAGAGGGTGGCTG GCCCGAGGGGAGCTTCTGAAGCTTAAGAATGTGGTTAAGTTGCAAGCCACTATTCGCGGGCACTTGGTCAGGAAACATGCTGTTGAATCTCTTCGCTGTATTCAGGCCATCATTAAGTTGCAAGCTCTTGTGCGTGCACGTTGTGTCCGTTTGGCACTTGAACAGTCAAATTCTGAAGAACTGGATAGCAATAGTTATAAGAACTTG GAGAAGGAAAAGTTGAGGAAATCAAGAGAGACTTGCGTTTCAATTGAGAAACTACTTAGCAACAGCTTTGTTCGACAG cTGCTGAAGTCTACATCAACCACTGAACCTATCAACATTAGTTACCACCAATCTAAATCTGAGACTACTTGGAAATGGTTGGAGAGATGGACGTCTTTTTCATCAGTGGATGTTCTGGAGATCAAGGAAGCACAGTTTATGACAGAGGAGCaaggaaaagagaagaaagaaacaCTTTGTGCGTCTGAAGTTATTGTTGGAATTGACTCTAATGTTCTTTGCAAGTCAGCTGATTCAAGAACCTGCATTGGGGAATCATTTGTGCATTCTGAAAGTGAAGATAACTTGATTACTTATGATATGGACAGTGCACAGTTTCAACCACGTCAACTTACCTCTTCTGAGATGGAGAGTTTGGACCAGGCATGGCTTGAGGAGAATACAGATGTCTCGAATGCGAAAGTGACTTCGATGGAGGCAAATTCTCTCTTAGATCAGAGGATCGAATTGGTTGCAGATACTCAGTTGCAGTATAACACCCATATAGAGAAGCTTGGAACAGAATTCCAGCAAAACAAAACATCGACTGGGATGTTCTCCTCAGAACAACCGGAGGTGAAGGAGAAAAGGACTATCTTTGGTTCCAGAAGGGCAAGCAATCCAGCTTTCATTGCTGCCCAATCCAAATTTCAAGAGCTTAGTTCGATGGAAAATTCAGGTAGATCAATCAGTTCATCGTATCAAGAAACTGGGGCAGAGTCTTGTATTGGTGCTGTGTCATCTGCTTCAGGTACTGCTCCAAGGACAGAGGAATTATCCACTACAGAAGACTTCATCACAAATCGATCCACAACGGTTCGAGTTGGTGGCTCTGACTGTGGTACTGAACTTTCTATTACCTCTACTCTTGATTCACCTGATTTATCCGAAGCTGGAGCCTTCGAATATGAGCATGAAACCAATGTAACTGAGATATGTGTCCATGACCGTAGCAGCAATAAGAGCACAGAAATTGACGTGGGTAGTGCTCCCTCTAGTCTAGTTTCGAACCTGTATCAACCTCGTTTCGGGTCTCCAGAAAAGTCTAGTGTTGTATCTAGCGaatccatcaacaaaataactATGAACTCTACTCAAAATGAAGTGAAGCCGGATGTAAATGCATCTGATCAGAAGAGAGAACAGGATGCTGAAACAGGTAACCAAAGGTTGTCCCCCTCGGCCTCTCCAAGAAGCCATTGCACTTTTCTGGAATCCCAAGGAACGCCTTCTAGTCAGATCTCAATCAAATCTAATAAGAGAAAAACTGATGCGAGCAGAAGCAACCTAAAGCGCAAGTCCCTCACTGCAGGTAAGAAATCACCCTCAAAGCTGCATCGCAATGTTGATTTGCCAAATCATTTTGAACCTTTGCCTAAAGATGAGAAGATTGAAAAGAGGCGCAATTCGTTTGGCTCAGCAAGATCTGATCATATTGAAGAAGAGTCGAGAGAAAACAGTAGCAATCAATCTATCCCTCATTTCATGCGAGCTACAGAATCTGCTAGAGCTAAGGTGCAGTTAAATAACTCTCCAAGATCCAGTCCAGATGTCCAAGATGCAGAAATCTACGTCAAGAAGAGGCATTCCTTACCAGGTGCCAATGGAAGGCAAGGATCCCCACGAATCCAAAGATCAACTTCTCAAGCACAAAAGAGCGGAAAGGGAAATG AAAGGAAGTGGCAAAGATAG
- the LOC103503898 gene encoding uncharacterized protein LOC103503898, with the protein MSTQDDGSKVEEVKEREEKAGELLFCGATSWDIIGRKKGPVEGNLVSPTRLRPLVGVDIRFVASGCTSCHCVALDVEGRCYTWGRNEKGQLGHGDLIQRDRPTIVSDLSKYKVVKAGAGRNHTVVVTEDGNSLSFGWNKHGQLGSGSVKNEIESSPVRCLVSEVKTTACGGEFTVWLTSIEGASIFTAGLPQYGQLGHGTDNEYNTKDSSVRLAYEAQPRPRAIASLAGEKIVKVACGTNHTVAVDSNGFVYTWGFGGYGRLGHREQKDEWAPRRVDVFQRRNTLPPDAIISAGSVNSSCTAGGGQLYMWGKIKNAGDDWMYPKPLMDLSGWNIRCMDSGTMHHFVGADNSCISWGHAQYGELGYGPMGQKSSAVPKKVDILENMHVISVACGAGHSMVVVDRTDVADRLDQLDIHDGKAFDEANAVSEAVPQSKGSAIKPSPKAAKASQKAKRRKKSKDSSDSEEEEEENEDGDGGDEEANGLSDTSEQYGSKSKGRGKGDKKSSNGGKSSGRGRGRPPSNNKKPAASQGKTGAKRGRPRKT; encoded by the exons ATGTCTACGCAGGATGACGGTTCCAAGGTCGAGGAGGTTAAGGAGAGGGAAGAGAAAGCAGGGGAGCTTTTGTTTTGTGGTGCCACCTCTTGGGATATAATTGGTCGAAAAAAGGGTCCCGTTGAAGGAAACTTAGTCTCTCCTACTCGCCTTCGTCCGCTTGTCGGCGTTGACATTCGTTTTGTTGCTTCTGGTTGCA CATCGTGTCATTGTGTGGCATTGGACGTGGAAGGGCGTTGCTATACCTGGGGGCGCAATGAG AAAGGTCAATTGGGTCATGGAGATTTGATTCAGCGAGATAGGCCTACTATAGTATCTGACCTTTCGAA GTACAAGGTGGTTAAAGCTGGAGCAGGGAGAAACCACACTGTTGTGGTCACTGAGGATGGAAATTCTCTGTCTTTTGGTTGGAACAAACATGGCCAGTTGGGTTCAGGTTCTGTAAAAAATG AGATTGAGTCATCTCCTGTTCGTTGTCTTGTATCTGAAGTGAAAACTACCGCTTGTGGGGGTGAATTCACTGTGTGGTTAACTTCTATTGAAGGAGCTTCCATATT TACTGCGGGTCTTCCACAGTATGGACAGCTTGGTCATGGAACAGATAATGAG TACAACACAAAGGATAGCTCAGTGAGACTTGCTTATGAAGCCCAACCACGTCCTAGAGCAATTGCTTCCCTGGCAGGAGAAAAAATTGTTAAAGTTGCGTGTGGAACAAATCATACAG TGGCTGTGGATTCTAATGGCTTTGTCTACAC gTGGGGTTTTGGCGGTTACGGAAG ACTTGGGCATAGAGAGCAGAAGGATGAATGGGCTCCTCGACGTGTCGATGTATTCCAGAGGAGAAATACATTGCCTCCTGATGCTATCATTTCAGCGGGGTCTGTGAACTCTTCTTGTACTGCAG gtggagggcagctatatatgtggggaaaaataaaaaacgcAGGAGATGACTGGATGTATCCAAAACCTCTCATGGATTTAAG TGGATGGAACATAAGATGCATGGATTCAGGCACCATGCACCATTTTGTGGGTGCCGATAACTCATGCATAAGTTGGGGCCATGCACAATATGGAGAGCTTGGATATGGCCCAATGGGGCAGAA GTCTTCTGCTGTACCCAAGAAGGTTGATATCCTGGAGAACATGCATGTCATAAG TGTTGCATGTGGTGCTGGACACTCTATGGTTGTTGTTGATAGAACAGATGTAGCCGATCGACTTGATCAG CTTGATATACACGATGGCAAAGCTTTTGATGAAG CGAATGCGGTATCAGAAGCAGTACCACAGAGTAAAGGTTCAGCCATCAAGCCAAGTCCAAAGGCTGCTAAAGCATCTCAGAAGGCCAAAAGGAGGAAGAAGTCAAAAGATTCATCAGACtcggaggaagaagaggaagaaaatgaagatgGTGATGGCGGCGATGAGGAGGCCAATGGGCTATCGGATACGAGTGAGCAGTATGGGAGCAAAAGTAAGGGTAGAGGAAAGGGTGATAAAAAGTCATCCAATGGTGGGAAAAGCAGTGGTCGTGGACGGGGTCGCCCCCCATCGAACAACAAGAAACCAGCTGCTTCTCAAGGAAAAACAGGAGCTAAGAGAGGTAGACCTCGGAAGACATGA
- the LOC103503899 gene encoding aldehyde oxidase GLOX1-like translates to MYTHSIILSLIFANLLLFSGLPPTAAAGGSWRLLQRNVGISAMHMQLLQNDRVVMYDRTDFGPSNLSLPGGKCLRDPTAKIKVDCTAHSIEYNVITNTFRPLMVLSDVWCSSGSVSPDGTLVQTGGFNSGERRVRTFKPCSTCDWKEIPLALSARRWYATNHILPDGRQIIIGGRRQFNYEFYPKDRATQNVFDLRFLAETNDIGIENNLYPFVFLQPDGNLFIFANNRAILFDYTKNGVVRKFPAIPDGQHRNYPSTGSAVMLPLKVDAKFIEVEVLVCGGAPIGSYDRANHGIFVDALRTCARIKITDRNPQWVMETMPQPRVMVDMLLLPNGNVLLINGGSAGAAGWEIGRKPVLNPVIYHTNNPVGKRFELQNPTTIPRMYHSTAILLRDGRVLVGGSNPHAGYNFTGVLYPTELRLEAFSPSYLDPEFAYLRPAIQFPASSAKLRHGQALKVGFTVPGKVDSTKLSVTILSPSFNTHSFSMNQRLLILSTGKYRLRGNKKYEVEVTIPGSGNVAPSGYYILYLVHKEIPSVGIWVQIG, encoded by the coding sequence AGTTGGCGGTTGCTCCAGAGAAACGTCGGCATATCGGCCATGCACATGCAATTGCTTCAAAATGACCGTGTTGTGATGTACGACCGTACTGATTTTGGTCCTTCCAATTTGTCTCTGCCCGGAGGAAAATGCCTTAGAGACCCTACAGCCAAAATAAAAGTTGACTGTACGGCACATTCTATTGAGTACAATGTCATCACCAACACATTCCGACCACTCATGGTTCTTTCCGACGTTTGGTGTTCCTCCGGCTCGGTATCCCCCGACGGCACTCTCGTCCAAACTGGCGGTTTCAATTCCGGGGAACGCCGAGTCAGAACCTTCAAACCATGTTCCACGTGTGATTGGAAAGAGATTCCATTAGCACTATCGGCCCGCCGGTGGTACGCCACTAACCATATTCTCCCCGACGGTAGACAGATCATTATCGGCGGTCGGAGACAATTTAATTACGAATTTTACCCAAAAGACAGAGCAACTCAAAATGTGTTCGATTTGCGTTTCTTAGCAGAGACTAATGACATTGGCATCGAAAACAATTTATACCCATTTGTTTTTCTTCAGCCTGATggaaatttatttatattcGCTAACAATCGAGCGATTCTATTTGATTACACCAAAAACGGAGTGGTCAGAAAATTCCCAGCTATTCCTGACGGCCAGCATCGGAACTACCCGAGCACTGGCTCCGCCGTGATGCTTCCATTGAAAGTGGACGCTAAATTCATAGAAGTTGAAGTATTGGTTTGCGGTGGAGCTCCGATAGGGTCTTATGATAGGGCCAATCATGGAATTTTTGTAGATGCTTTGAGAACTTGTGCCAGAATTAAAATTACTGATCGAAATCCTCAGTGGGTTATGGAAACAATGCCGCAACCCAGAGTGATGGTCGATATGTTGTTGCTTCCAAACGGCAACGTTTTGCTCATTAACGGAGGTTCCGCTGGTGCCGCCGGTTGGGAAATCGGCCGGAAACCGGTTTTAAACCCGGTTATATACCATACGAATAACCCAGTTGGTAAAAGATTCGAATTGCAAAATCCGACCACAATTCCTCGAATGTACCACTCGACGGCCATACTACTCCGTGACGGTCGCGTTCTCGTCGGCGGTAGTAATCCACACGCCGGATACAATTTCACCGGCGTACTTTATCCGACGGAACTAAGGTTAGAAGCATTTTCACCTTCGTATTTAGACCCTGAATTTGCATACCTACGACCTGCAATCCAATTCCCTGCTTCTTCGGCAAAGCTCCGGCATGGGCAAGCATTGAAGGTGGGTTTTACAGTCCCCGGTAAAGTTGACTCGACAAAATTGTCGGTGACGATTTTATCGCCGTCGTTCAATACTCATTCGTTCTCGATGAATCAGAGGCTGTTGATTCTTAGCACCGGAAAGTACAGACTTAGAGGAAATAAGAAATATGAAGTTGAGGTTACAATTCCGGGATCAGGTAATGTTGCACCGTCGGGATATTATATATTATACCTTGTTCATAAGGAAATTCCGAGCGTGGGAATTTGGGTTCAAATTGGGTGA